Below is a window of Deltaproteobacteria bacterium DNA.
CCTCCTCACCCTCTTCGCTGAGCGCCATCGTCTCCGCGGTCACATACAATTCGATGTGCCGGCGGGTCACCTCGTCGTCCATTTCTTGTGCGTGTTCTCTGATGAACGCACCGGCCTCCCCGGGATGGGAATGGTAATAGGCCAGACTCTGTCGGATGGCCGCTTCGACGGATCCGGCCAGCGCGGCGCCGTGGGATCTCTTTATTACAATGCCGCCGAGGGGGATGGGAAGCCCGGTTTCTTTTTCCCACCAGTTACCCAAATCCTGGAGAGCGACCAACCCGTAGCCCCCGTAAGTAAACCGGCCCTCATGTATGATCAAGCCGTAGTCGACCGTTCCTTCCGCAACGGCGAGTAGGATGTCGCTGAACAGCATGGGCGTTTCTCGGCAGCGTTCTTTGGAGAACAGATTCAGGAGCAGCTGAGCCGTCGTGTATACCCCGGGGACCGCCACCCGCCCCAGATGCAGTTCGTCCAGACTGCGGCCCGGCCGTGACACGATGAGGGGACCGCAGCCCCTTCCCAAAGCCGCGCCGGATCGCAAAAGGGCATACTGGGGGATCAGATGGCCTACGGCATGAAAGGATACTTTACTCACATCCAGAATGCCTTGGAGGCAACTTCGATTCAGTTCTTCCACATCGCGAATGCGCTCCAGGAAGCGGATCCCCGGCAGCTCGATCCTCTTGCTGACAAGGGCGTAGAACACCGCCGTATCGTTGGGACATCCTGAAAACCCGAGGGAAAGTTCTGATATCCGGGGCATTCGAGACTCCACTAAGTTCGGGTTCAGGTCTGTCATTATGCTTTACCGAGGTGATTGTACGAGACAATGGTTGAGGGCGTCATCCGATTTCAGTAGGATCCAATGAGGCTTAATGCGACCCTTTCGCTTTGTTGCGCCGCCTCCCGGAGCTTCCAGTTCTGTTTGTTTCTGTTCCCGGCTGAATTACTGATGCCCCGCACTTCCAGGAACGGAATGCCGAATCGGAGAGCCACGTGCGCC
It encodes the following:
- a CDS encoding 1,4-dihydroxy-6-naphthoate synthase yields the protein MPRISELSLGFSGCPNDTAVFYALVSKRIELPGIRFLERIRDVEELNRSCLQGILDVSKVSFHAVGHLIPQYALLRSGAALGRGCGPLIVSRPGRSLDELHLGRVAVPGVYTTAQLLLNLFSKERCRETPMLFSDILLAVAEGTVDYGLIIHEGRFTYGGYGLVALQDLGNWWEKETGLPIPLGGIVIKRSHGAALAGSVEAAIRQSLAYYHSHPGEAGAFIREHAQEMDDEVTRRHIELYVTAETMALSEEGEEAVRVLLARARERRLIPDSRDPLFLT